The Cydia strobilella chromosome 26, ilCydStro3.1, whole genome shotgun sequence sequence ggctacggagactgctaacatcaggcgggccgtatgcttgtttgccaccgacgtagtataaaaaaaaacatcttcctcgcgtatgccggcattttgccacggctcatgggagcctggggtccgcttggcaactaatcccaagaattggcgtaggcactagttttatgaaagcgactgccatctgaccttccaacccagaggggaaactaggccttgttgggattagtccggtttcctcatttttccttcaccgaaaaacgactggtaaaatatcaaatgatatttcgtacataagttccgaaaaactcatggATTGCAAGTTGCACACGCtgttaccgctaggccaccagcgctttataAGGGTACAAAACAGGTGGTACAAAGTTTTACTaagtattactaaaatattaactaaattacaggaaaaataaaagaataaaaataaaagaataaaaataaaataataaataaaatatgattcatacggaatttcaaataaactaaatttaaatttaaatgaagaCTTTGTATACCCtaccaaactataataatatacttttcacacaaactataatatataatcGTATACTTTTCTCTATGGGCTTCCGGCTCAACTACAATGATTTCACTACGAAACGCTTTAGtgaactataatgaatttgaaatgatagaacaaaagacatcaacgagcTTCTTTTTACTGATTACTtactcttttttagggttccgtacctaagggtaaaaacgggaccctattactaggaatcctctgtccgtctgtctgttaccaggctgtatctcatgaaccgtgatagctagacaggtgaaattttcacacatgatgtatttttgttaccgccatagcaagaaatacaaaaaacagaataaaataaatatttaagtggggctcccatacaacaaacctgatttttttcccgttttttgcgtaatggaacccttcgtgcgcgactcgcacttggccggttttttttttttaattatactttTCATTTGTTTATCAGGAAGCTCCGGTGGACGACGAGGATGCCGAATTTGACGAAGAGGACGAGTTAGAGCAAGAATACCCGCAGGAAAGAGACAGAGAGGGTGTTCATGTCGCTCTCTAAGCTTTTTAATCACAGATACTAAAAAGACATTTTGCTTGCCCAatctaaagtaaggacgctagcACGAGAAATTTTGGacttgacccgcctgttcctatctctatcgcacgcgcatattcctgtcccactcgcacatgggCAGGACCAGCAATATGACACAGGGAACAGGCGGGTCCTTACTAAACGTCTAAATAAGTTAACTCTGCACAACTGATGTTACGAAGTATGGATATGTCACTGTACCTAAAGGTCATATTTTATAGGAATTCGAAATCGTGGCACTGCCAAACTTTGTTACTGCAAAGTATGCATAATTAGCTTAGTCAGACTactctttttttaaatggcttACATCAAATGTATGACGTCGCTAATGTCAAAAAGTGTGCTCATAGAATATTACGTCGTACTCGTTGGAGCTGCAGCGATAACTGACACCctgcatagaaacttgtttgcaggggggtTCAGTtatctgcagcttactgtacaacGTTTTTTCTTgctaataatgtataattaatttttgtttatattgtcTACATCTATCTGACTAGCAAAGGCTGCCAGTTctctaatataattataataacatgaCGTTCGGTAGTTGCTTTTAGTAAAATGACTGACTAAAGAATGGTTAACCCTTTggccgccaaagacgtcaactgacgcgcgctgaagaccaatatcaaccttcgtgtaTTATAGtttgaattatctcagatgttTTCGGGCTCGGgtcctaatttgttaaacaaaaggtattgtttcctttatgcagtggttacactgcttactgctaatagccccgacaTAAGTAACGGAAACAAgtccgtttaaaaagcaaatttaccatcctatttatatggttcaaattcatgaaacagcccattcggagataacacgttttgttatccccaaagaaaaaaaaccacTGATTGTTCGAATGAGCTGTCAcacaaatttgaaccttaatattatcgcgatagttgctttttaagtcatggttgctttggcacgtgctggagaccgctcttaaaagaaacaaaggcttttgtttaaggtcgttccatcggtttgtcgctgtcactgtcacatttcgcaagaaggaacgggaaagatcatgcgcgccaagtgtcaattttgatcgaattttgtcgatttttatttattttaaaaacgttaccttacaatatcgaaattctaaagctatgaaattactattttagttaagattgttttttcttcttttttgtttatagtatcacataataaataaccgagtaaaatttgattaaaagtccgagttagaggttactctgagaattaattgtatcgagcgaagtatataattcgtgtattggaagctatgttattaaagataatatagtcaagaactacatatattttttccacgtctacgaatatcaacgcactcttagaaaaacatgatcatataaggagatttttcgccttctggctcagggaaccggcTTAACAGatcccgagcccgaaaaaatcatctgagataattcatactatacgacAAAATTCACAATGACGCACGATGGCTTTCAATGggttaaacgcgtttcaagaCTTCATTAGCTGCACACTTCCACGATAGTTCACTgcataataagattaataagctatcaatattacactttaaataacattaaccttttcgacgccgtgtcaaacacaaaagctgtcatccagacgccacgtcaccgaagtgtcaaaagtgaaattgaactttatgcatatgcatgtaggtctatgttgctctgtggtctatgaccgatttatcggtctttggcgttgaacctacggtacGTAATAGCGGTCAttagcgtccaaaaggttaGTGAGAGAAAACAAAGATTTTCGAGACTACTTCGCCATTTAGAAAATCAATCAGAATTCCTCTCAATCATGCTAAAATGACAGGTTGGACagaaactgtcattttagtatctggTAGATATATAAGAACAAAGTATAgtttttgtaacaatttttttataccgtAAAGCTGGGTTACTTTAACCCAATAGAGGGTGTTTGCCCCAGATAAAACAACACTGACGGATAGCCAAAACCGGCTACACGATGTAGATAATATGCCATAATTTTAGtgccataattttttttcgtgcatttttttgtagttgtggcaatacattttttttaagtgcaataaattatttctaactcgcgacccgccccggcttcgcacgggtgcaatgctgatgtattatacatacaaaccttcctcttgaatcactctatctatttaaaaaaaacacatcaaaatccgttgcgtagttttaaagatctaagcatacatagggacagacatacagcaggaagcgactttgttttatactacgtaGTGATGGCCAAAGTTACGCTCCAGGGCTAATGTAACCCACCTAAACggtatgtcataatattttattatgagaTAATTGAGACATATTTCTTGTTACACATCAGTATCGCTTTAAGTAacaatttgtaagtttttcgAGCTggtattttaagtaggtatttaagcaAAGAAATGTTGTTAAtaagtcaaataaaaatgttgttatttgtattttttacgctCATTTCAACAAGCAAGCATTTCGCAAGGTACTTTCATTCTGTGTTTGAAGCAAATTCACGAAATGAAATAGCTGTAACTTATAGTCTGTACCTTTAGGtagttaatagtacattacgatacaagtgcgaaaaataggaaattcgtaacgagcggcgataaattaaaacacgaccgaagggagtgttttaaatcgacacgagtttcgaattacctattcgcacatgtatcgtacaaagttttacaatacatatggcccttaaattttttgacatagttacgtaatgtgctactttaccgcactagtgcgatagtaaacaatttgtttttgtattttcggGTACTTTaaacatttatcagttaaccaaccaaatagaaaactgcctGGATATGTCCATCATCGTTCTGGCTAACCCATTTCATTTAGTCGTGTAATGCTttcatctaccctcaaatggctaaaCATTCCGTCTAGTTTTATTTTAGGTTCTTTACTAGGGCGAAGTAatagcaaatattacaaaactaaattactattaATCAAATCATACCGAGATattcctattaacaaaatagcaCGATTATATCAGCTTCATTGTTACGTTGAGTAAGTAATATATCGTAGTAAAGCTTATGTAAGTTTTGACACATCCATAAATTAATTGTCTTGAAGAATATTCTTGCCCAATAAAAGACCTTattgcggtttgtttacatttatttaaataactaaagatacagactatagaCGTTCTTGAGCAGTCTCACGACAGTCATGGGCCATCATGGCATGGTCATGGCAGTAACTGTTTTTATTGAACTGTTTTTAAACTCATAATCCTTTTATGAGTTGTGAGTATCActttttttcattataattatcGAACTTGTGCGGTAATGtattatgacattttttttaatttacttttactaattgttttttaattatgattaatatataagtatcaggtaaagtttattgccgtcattatttttttgcgccgccggcatttgcaaactatactctgatttgtaattaaattccaaaaaactaacctcactcagatcctttttctttcctaataatggaaaatatgaaaagaagtaaactcaaatttcccttttgcatactctagcatttaaaataaatataggtgtatccttttagctttgtttagtttcttaaaacatacggaaaggagaaaaagtgaggttagattattggaatttaattataaatcagtttaagATAAGGAATCgtaaatgcatcctaattggttatctgtATGAGGGGGCGAAGTTAAGCCAACAACTAATAAAATGCCcctactacctattgtttgtttCATTTCCTGCTTTTAGCCGTTTCATTATTAAGATGAATAATTCTAAATGCATACTtattggcaaagatagatataattccgtaatagatggatacagtctaaggaaaaaacgtgcctcgaaaatcaagaaaatttgattctcgatcagatggcgccactaccatcagtgaaagaacatgggtcaaaatcatatgaaaatgatatatacaaataaaaaatcatttatccatatatattttttttgatatttttagttttaatcgtgtgtcgatagatggcagtaaatttactgtgactacaaaatttactatgacagtactacCCCTTTAtcattatattctctttgcttgTATGCTTCTATGTTATCTccatgtaataataataaagatagAACCATTTTTCGTACAATTCTAACTACCAACCTCTTTAGTACCTACATAGTTTTTTATACCAAccaatttatatgattttgacccatgttctttcactggtatgcgttaaaattataaatatcaaacgaaacagtcaacgccctctatacgagagtaggccaaaactagtggtgccatctgatcgagaatcaaattttcgtgattttcgaggcacgttttttccttagactgtatccatctattacggagttatatctatctttgataccaacccaccaacaaactgtcttgcagtttgACAGAATAAGTAAAcgtaaaatagggtttatttcgccagtataaatgtttttagggttccgtacccgaagagTAAAAAGAGATATAGGTACTCGTTTCTTGGATTTTATACCTTGTGCTATACCTAAATAACTCTTTAGCTTTAATTTCAAGACTATTAGGTAGAAGTATTATTTTTCAGAAATGGGCACTacaggccttggtcactttttagggttccgtacccaaagggttaaaacgggaccctattactaagactccgctgtccgtctgtcaccaggctgtatctcatgaaccgtgatagctagacagttgaaattttcacagatgatgtattgctgttgccgctataacaacaaatacttaaaaattaaattaatatttaaatgggtctcccatacaacaaacgtgatttttttgccgttttttgaacccttcgtgcgcgagtccgactcgcacttggccggtttttttattttatatctttaCAAACAAAACTTGGAGCGATCACAAGTATAATGAGAAAAGTATTGATAATTGAGTTAGatttagaccaagctaagttggcagcgattttgaaagCCCAGACTATGCGAGTGTTAATTATTTAAACGTAACTACGTTTAAAATAACTCTAATTCGATAAAGGAACTGCTAACCTGTCATTAAATTTTACCCGTTGAATCGGATGTCTGTTGATAACAAACAGTTATATACCTAGGCAAAGATATAACGGTACTTAGACATTTTAATTTGATCGTGTTTTACAAGGAACTTAGCTATGTTTACAGTAATTACTTTTCACGAAACACGGCACTCATTTCGTGGAACGTGGTATTTTAATCGTTTTCAGCATTTCATTTCTTACTCGGTCGAGGCGGCGAAATGTTACGGACAATTTTATGTAAGTGTTTAATTCTTGAATACCTGTAATCCAAAATTAACACGTTAACAAcacccatacaaaatgtttctAATTCCTCATAAGTCCAAGcaaattgtgacgtttttaaaAGGTTTACGTTttaaccacattgtcgctagtcgataaggtttatttctaattgtagctactgacaagcgacaataagtacccttttggttaaaaatggcacaattGCTTATATCACACGTCCATACTTCACATATGGGTTACTAAGAAACGATCAGGTACGCACTCGGATTAGTACCTACAATATATTCCTGAATGCTGCTATCTAACtggaaatattattaaatcagaatttattatattatcattaCTATAGAAGgcaatatataattattgtacTTATCTGAGTGCGTACCTGGTCGGGCACGGACTCGTGGAGATAGTTCGTCGTGTCGTGACCCATATATGGCACTGGACTGTGAACGTGTTAACTAGAAAAATATCTTCTTTCATGTGTGACTATTATATGTCGTCACAACACAACTTAAGACAAAAAGCTAGTATCCTAACCTGAAGGCAATCAGCATCACAAAATAATCTATTTAGTTTCAGTATTATTACCAACTATGATGACAGCCAATCAAAAGGAGCCATATTTCCACCGTATGCCACTCGACCCAATGTCCGCTAAAACTGGACCGCCATACACCGAAAAACTAGAAACCCACACGAAACAACCTGTTATTCAGAGTTCTCAAGCATACAAACCACAAAACATATCTAACGAATTCACATTTACCGCAAAACCGATAGAACCGGTTAATTCCGAACCGGTTTCTAAAAATGGAGATACAGAACAACGGAAATTTGATAAGACCATACCCGCATACATTTTAAAATCTGTGGAACTGAACAATCATGATGTTAATGAAAATGAGGTaaatataaatgatattttttcaaATGTCAGACCTAATCAGATACACAGAATACAGGTGCCAATAATAAGCGAAGAACCGGTTAGTCTGCCGAAGAAAAATATGTTATCATTTGTCAGTACTGGACTTTTAAAAAATCGGTTATCTATGTCTAACAAAAAAACGGTAAATTACCCCACAAAGGAATATAATTTACCGCTAACTTACAGACCACCGCTTAGCGGATTATCACTACCGATAGAAAACATAAAACCGGTAATTAAACCAGTAAAGGAACTGACGGCATTACCCAGCAAATATGACAATTACGAAAAACGTGTATACCCGTTGCCGATATTAGCCCAAAAACCGTTTAGTAAATACTTTCACAAAGATAGATTGCTGAAGGAAAAATTGGTATCATTGCTTCTGTCATCAAAAAAAGATTTAGAAAAGCAAGTAAGTGACTTACAGTCGATCCATGATACACTGAAGTCAGAAACGATGTACAAGATCGGATATCTCACGAGTCACATGAACAAGATgaataaacatataaatatgttatataGAAATGTTCAGAATAATCAGCATAATTGGGACGCGCTTCAAATTTTGGAAGCATATGAAGAGGTAATCTATAGTTATTACGCTCACTCTCATATAGAGTAGGTTTACTTGTCGCTCTTGTCCTTAAGGGagggaatttatttattaaccggTTAGCCGAAATCCAAAACCGGTTAATACCTTCTTCTGACTGCTGCTTCTTAGACACTAAgttttctaaatattttagGTGAAACATAACAACGACTTGACACGAGGCCCATTAAACGTGATGAAATCATTCCTCACGGCTAAAAATAAGCCGAAACAGGCAAAAAACAGGTCGAAGAAACCATTTGGATCACTCCTAGGACCGATCAGCTGGGCATACTATGATGACACGGATGAAAGGCTTTGACATAGCTAtctaaatactattattttttattatagagACCGGCCAATGGTTTTGGGCTTTTTTAGGGCGTCCtctagctggcgcgggtgcacggagcgggcgcacccgcatattgtaggtaaaatccgtcgcacgcgtccgcgccagttagcaacgttcatactatttttcgttaaaccgctcacccgctccgttCAACCGCGCCAGCTAGGCCGGATAGCCTTAGGCTTTTCTAAACTCTATAATAAGCtctctatttttattaaaaatatttatttattaaccctTATTTCGACTAACCGATTTCCCAAACCGGTTAAAACCTTAATTTAGACGGTCGATGACGTGCCTATAATTAGTTGGTTTTTAGGAGCAGGTTTGGCTAATAAAGGGCTAATTTTTATCCAGTTGTTGAATCATTTTTAATTCGTTTTTAGATTTGGATAAAAATTGGCTGGTTTAGAGCTCCTTCGCGGAAATACCAAACATTTTCGTAATTCAGTGGAAGTTTTTTTAGGACTTTGGAGGAGAATTGCGTATAcatatattgtacagaatagggaactctattTATCCATGGACTTATCGAaatctgatttaaaaaaaaaaaacagcaacgAAATGAAAATTATTCTCACCAAGTTACCAATTATTTGCGttaaggcacagaataaataatagtatatcATACAGAAccgccacgcaccgccccgcaccgattcaaattacctcgccccgcgacaccagattgacgaccttttgccgatcgcttagtactgtttttaagcaacttacacaatgacgcatgccgcgtgtacaaacgtgccgttcacacatagaaacgcaagtgatttttgatgtatagcgtgtccgccctggtTAAGGTAAACCTAGAAACCACGATAATCATTTTCTAAACATTTTAGGTAAAAAAGAACACCGACACTGTCCGACAACTACTGAACGCGATGCGGTCCTACCTCGGGGCTAGGGAGAAGCCAATCGGATCGCGCGTTGTGAAAAGCCCTTTCATTAACGGCATCAGCTGGGCATACTACGATGACACCATGCCTTGAAACAACCTATACTGATAttcagcccgcgcagcatggtttcccctatcactaagtccgtcactttcgcactcgcatacttgttagaacgtgacaggcatggtgataagcgtaccgtgctacgactcctggacTAGGAGGAGTAAATTGTCATTACATACTTAACttgttatttcatttcatttatttgcacacatggacaacatattaagtatttacacCAATTTTTGTGAACATAAACCCTGGAAGGGTGTAGcaacataagtacttaatactaaaaactacaaactaaacttaaaagcattcatagttttaaaacaactttaaaaaagtttatgCTTAAACATCAATTTAACGAGGAATGCCTCAAACTTGAGACAAGCTACATTTAGATTCAATatagattattatatttacataagtgtattaagtatgtacttactgcCTTTTTTGTCCCTTCCGCAACCGCCACTCactctcatttttattatttaacgaattgttgtttatttttatttttgcatcttgtttgttttaattaatcttgacgtgtcttttattatttgttttatactgtgttagtattcttagaactgcactagttcatggccccgacggaagatcagcgctagcccagccaggctagcatcatgctgagtcgggaccatttcgtggcttatattatttatgttgtgtttcctatgtacgtgttttcctcttttttgccacgaataaacgctatctatatctatatctatatctaaaactaaaataattaacttacaataaaattaattgttttaacattactatttatatgtataggtacattatatgcTTTGTATTACTAGGGCCACTTATCATTCAAGAACTCTGTTAAATCGTAATACACTTTGTTCACTAGCATGTTAAAcgatcactagacttatattgaccgggatatagaccgtgattaccttttgtattattcatgagctcccgatatctaCAGTATCTACACAACACAACTCTAAACAACTACACAActtacacaactttgacacccacccgctatcttcagtcacccgtgaacatgcatgtaactgcgtcaaaatatcgggagctcataaataatacaaaaggtaatcacggtctatatcccggtcaatataagtctagtgaaactaaccgtgaatcattcaactctaattgttaaattttgattttatattttatgtaaaaatatgattaagGTAGAGCCACCTAAATAAAGGTAACTTCGATAATTTCGTGTCcctataaaatttaaatgactATCAAGAGGAAAATACTACAAATAAATCTGTAGTCGGGTTAAAGTTTTTACACTTTAAGTAAGTGAAGTTTATAATCTGAGCTGTTTATAATAAAAGTCTTTgtatatgaaatatattttattacattttaaaatataacactGCACAATCACGTTTCATGTAATTACATTTTTACAACACGTAAAGTTACGCCTTGTTCGTACGCACGAATTAATAAATCGTACGTAATGTACACACAATGGATAATACTATGCGGACATCTCTATATACAGAAATAGCATGTCTTTTTATAATGATTacaatctaggaggatataaccaaacggagtagccattaacaggcgttcccctctgtcgaaaacagggctcggaaccggtattttattaaaaaccccgaaatagcccaatattttgaatttttttatgctcattacgtaggactgaatcatatatttaggaaacaattttgcattattaaaacgtcccattaaaaatgaaattataaacaaaagaacgaaaaagaacgtaataataccggtatttttgtatgaagcaaataccggtttccgacccctggtcgaaaatagtcggccaatggtcatacacaatgtatggactgacgtttatctgacatggctatttttacgttac is a genomic window containing:
- the LOC134753225 gene encoding uncharacterized protein LOC134753225, which produces MLRTILFSVLLPTMMTANQKEPYFHRMPLDPMSAKTGPPYTEKLETHTKQPVIQSSQAYKPQNISNEFTFTAKPIEPVNSEPVSKNGDTEQRKFDKTIPAYILKSVELNNHDVNENEVNINDIFSNVRPNQIHRIQVPIISEEPVSLPKKNMLSFVSTGLLKNRLSMSNKKTVNYPTKEYNLPLTYRPPLSGLSLPIENIKPVIKPVKELTALPSKYDNYEKRVYPLPILAQKPFSKYFHKDRLLKEKLVSLLLSSKKDLEKQVSDLQSIHDTLKSETMYKIGYLTSHMNKMNKHINMLYRNVQNNQHNWDALQILEAYEEVKKNTDTVRQLLNAMRSYLGAREKPIGSRVVKSPFINGISWAYYDDTMP